One region of Variovorax sp. J2L1-78 genomic DNA includes:
- a CDS encoding aminopeptidase, which produces MVALAGFVLAGCADLGYYWQSASGHLGVMRAARPVPQWLDDPATPAALKAKLELTQRIRRFAVTELHLPDNPSYTGYADLHRSAAVWNVVAAPPYSLTLKTWCFPVAGCVGYRGYYDEAQAKAEADAQRAQGLEAAVYPVPAYSTLGWLNWAGGDPLLSTFIGYPEGELARLIFHELSHQLLYVSGDTLFNESFATAVERIGGARWLATEAGDAARAEYAQYDARRQQFRALTFATRRRLQAVYNSPQAEAKDWAAVEAMKREAMAAFRADFAALRNGWPPQRQAAYDAWAARANNATFGAQAAYDDLVPGFEALFEREGRDWPRFYAAVKAMAALPKDERHAALQGVAPPARTAGTAQPSAAQ; this is translated from the coding sequence GTGGTGGCGTTGGCCGGCTTTGTGCTCGCCGGCTGCGCCGACCTCGGCTACTACTGGCAGTCGGCCAGCGGCCACCTCGGCGTGATGCGCGCGGCGCGGCCGGTGCCGCAATGGCTCGACGACCCTGCCACGCCCGCCGCGCTCAAGGCCAAGCTCGAACTCACCCAGCGCATCCGCCGCTTCGCCGTGACGGAGCTGCACCTGCCGGACAACCCCAGCTACACCGGCTACGCCGACCTGCACCGCAGCGCGGCGGTGTGGAACGTGGTGGCCGCGCCGCCGTATTCGCTCACGCTCAAGACCTGGTGCTTCCCCGTGGCCGGCTGCGTCGGCTATCGCGGCTATTACGACGAAGCGCAGGCGAAGGCCGAGGCCGACGCGCAGCGCGCGCAGGGGCTGGAGGCGGCCGTCTACCCGGTGCCGGCATATTCCACCCTCGGCTGGCTCAACTGGGCTGGCGGTGACCCGCTGCTGAGCACCTTCATCGGCTACCCCGAAGGCGAGCTGGCGCGGTTGATCTTTCACGAGCTGTCGCACCAGCTGCTGTACGTGTCGGGCGACACGCTCTTCAACGAGTCCTTCGCCACCGCGGTCGAACGCATCGGCGGTGCACGCTGGCTGGCGACCGAGGCCGGCGACGCTGCACGCGCCGAGTACGCGCAGTACGACGCGCGGCGCCAGCAGTTCCGCGCGCTCACCTTCGCCACGCGGCGGCGGCTGCAGGCGGTCTACAACTCGCCGCAGGCCGAGGCGAAGGACTGGGCAGCGGTCGAGGCGATGAAGCGCGAGGCGATGGCGGCCTTCCGCGCCGACTTCGCGGCATTGCGCAACGGCTGGCCGCCGCAGCGGCAGGCCGCCTACGACGCGTGGGCCGCACGCGCGAACAACGCCACCTTCGGCGCCCAGGCCGCCTACGACGACCTGGTGCCGGGCTTCGAGGCGCTGTTCGAGCGCGAGGGCCGCGACTGGCCGCGCTTCTATGCGGCCGTCAAGGCGATGGCAGCACTGCCCAAGGACGAGCGCCATGCCGCGCTGCAGGGCGTGGCCCCGCCGGCGCGTACCGCTGGCACGGCGCAGCCTTCAGCCGCGCAGTGA
- a CDS encoding acyl-CoA-binding protein, with amino-acid sequence MSDLSSLFEAAQANAQLLPERPDNPTLLKIYGLFKQATEGDNAAKRPSFSDVVARAKWDAWTAQKGLSADEAKQKYVELIDSLRG; translated from the coding sequence ATGTCCGACCTGTCATCCCTTTTCGAGGCCGCCCAGGCCAACGCCCAGCTGCTGCCCGAGCGCCCGGACAATCCGACGCTGCTGAAGATCTACGGCCTGTTCAAGCAGGCCACCGAAGGCGACAACGCCGCCAAGCGCCCGAGCTTCAGCGACGTGGTCGCGCGCGCCAAGTGGGACGCCTGGACCGCGCAGAAGGGCCTGTCGGCGGACGAGGCGAAGCAGAAGTACGTCGAGCTGATCGACTCACTGCGCGGCTGA
- a CDS encoding TetR/AcrR family transcriptional regulator, which translates to MAKKAPRRTAERILEAALDLFNRFGEPNVSTTLVAGELNISPGNLYYHYPAKDELINRLYSQYETELEELLHASEGVHDVEDAWFFMHSLFELLWRYRFLYRDLNDLLSNNRHLETQFQLVLQKKAAAIRTLLASLGAAGHLDIDPREVDMLAQSMVVVLTYWLSYEYVRNPREALEPAHAQSALMRGAHHTLHLMAPYLAPDQRRHLLSLSSAYERDDLAMAA; encoded by the coding sequence ATGGCCAAGAAGGCGCCGCGCCGCACTGCAGAGCGCATCCTCGAAGCAGCGCTCGACCTGTTCAATCGTTTCGGCGAGCCGAACGTGTCGACCACGCTCGTGGCCGGTGAACTGAACATCAGCCCCGGCAACCTCTACTACCACTACCCCGCCAAGGACGAGCTGATCAACCGGCTCTACAGCCAGTACGAGACGGAGCTGGAAGAACTGCTGCACGCGAGCGAAGGCGTGCACGACGTGGAAGACGCCTGGTTCTTCATGCACAGCCTGTTCGAATTGCTGTGGCGCTACCGCTTCCTCTACCGCGACCTCAACGACCTGCTGAGCAACAACCGCCACCTCGAGACGCAGTTCCAGCTGGTGCTGCAGAAGAAGGCCGCGGCCATCCGGACGCTGCTGGCCAGCCTGGGCGCAGCGGGCCATCTGGACATCGACCCGCGCGAGGTCGACATGCTCGCGCAGAGCATGGTGGTGGTGCTGACCTACTGGCTGAGCTACGAGTACGTCCGCAATCCGCGCGAGGCGCTCGAGCCGGCCCATGCGCAGAGCGCGCTGATGCGCGGTGCGCACCACACGCTGCACCTGATGGCGCCCTACCTCGCCCCCGACCAGCGGCGGCACCTGCTGTCGCTGAGCAGCGCCTACGAGCGCGACGATCTGGCGATGGCCGCCTGA